From a region of the Synechococcus sp. PCC 7502 genome:
- a CDS encoding S-layer homology domain-containing protein, which produces MNQLDQLRRISIYLCLIIASITGLSACKGTGIGTTVEGAIAPTARTVANSSPVEQTLPKDFSSDIPIYPQAVLQKSDWISTQNISANISAHWITADSVSQVSKFYDDAFTKQQWRVILRSPDGNFVVQKSDLLVTLSIQSLTTPANTTNSPSAPENSPANSTTSPSSTHIFLQYLRDPQLNTLNTQINKNIDTSTPAQVPSTATQTNQVNGFSDIETLSEALRSPITDLQKLGTITAKVDNQFKPNDLIQKREYARWLVNTNNRLYASRPTRQIRLADANSTPVFVDIPPSDPDFPVIQALANVGLIPTDPSVANTSRRFRPNDPISREMLLQWKIPLDIRAAIPAANLESVKQAWGFQDSDRISPISLKFVLADFKLGDLSNIRRSFGYTTLFQPQKNVTRAEAAVALWYFGTPEDGLSAQNALESTLQPSPQPTPTSSPTLTPAKPNP; this is translated from the coding sequence ATGAATCAGCTTGATCAGCTTCGGCGTATTAGTATTTATTTATGCTTAATTATCGCCTCAATCACAGGCTTAAGTGCTTGCAAAGGCACAGGTATCGGCACAACAGTAGAAGGGGCGATCGCTCCAACTGCCAGAACCGTAGCTAATTCTTCACCTGTGGAGCAAACTTTACCCAAGGATTTTAGTAGTGATATTCCCATCTATCCCCAAGCAGTCCTCCAAAAAAGCGATTGGATTAGTACCCAAAATATTTCTGCAAATATTTCCGCCCATTGGATAACCGCAGATTCAGTTTCCCAAGTTTCTAAATTTTATGATGATGCCTTTACTAAACAACAATGGCGGGTAATTTTGCGATCACCCGATGGTAACTTTGTCGTCCAAAAATCAGATTTATTAGTGACCCTTTCCATTCAATCTCTTACTACTCCAGCTAATACTACTAATTCGCCTTCTGCTCCAGAAAACTCACCAGCTAACTCCACTACTTCTCCAAGTTCTACCCATATCTTTTTGCAATATCTGCGAGACCCACAACTTAATACCCTTAATACCCAAATTAATAAAAACATAGATACTTCTACGCCTGCTCAGGTACCGTCAACTGCTACACAGACTAATCAGGTTAATGGTTTTAGCGATATTGAGACTCTGTCCGAGGCTTTACGATCGCCAATTACGGATTTACAAAAGCTGGGAACGATAACTGCTAAAGTTGATAATCAATTCAAGCCCAATGACTTAATCCAAAAACGTGAATATGCCCGATGGCTGGTGAATACTAATAATCGTCTTTATGCCAGTCGTCCTACCCGTCAAATTCGTTTGGCTGATGCTAACAGCACTCCTGTCTTTGTTGATATTCCCCCTAGTGATCCAGATTTTCCTGTAATTCAGGCTTTAGCGAATGTGGGATTAATTCCCACCGATCCTAGTGTTGCTAATACCAGTCGTAGATTTCGCCCCAACGATCCCATCAGTCGAGAAATGTTATTGCAATGGAAAATCCCTTTAGATATTCGTGCTGCTATACCTGCCGCTAACCTAGAATCAGTCAAACAAGCATGGGGATTTCAAGATAGCGATCGCATTAGTCCGATAAGTCTCAAATTTGTATTAGCGGACTTTAAGCTTGGGGATTTATCCAATATTCGTCGCAGCTTTGGATATACAACCCTTTTCCAACCCCAAAAAAATGTCACCCGTGCTGAGGCGGCTGTGGCTCTATGGTATTTTGGTACTCCAGAGGATGGCTTATCTGCTCAAAATGCTCTGGAAAGCACCTTACAGCCATCACCCCAACCAACTCCAACTTCATCACCAACCCTAACTCCTGCTAAACCAAATCCTTAA
- the bioD gene encoding dethiobiotin synthase, whose protein sequence is MQPLLIVGSDTGVGKTVLTSSLAAYQQIYRSDSSLAIYKPVQSGVGDREYFHSTFKLTQSLEEITPIFFTTPIAPAIAMFRENKPLDLGLIWQHFQTLQNKYDRVLVEALGGLGSPITYEYTVADLAKDWHIETVLVVSLKLGAIAQAVANVALARMYKIKLRGIVLSCSNPNSDPDTNLENNIEDFAPVDLIQALTSIPVLGVLPYISDLSNIQELASAASNLDLETLGI, encoded by the coding sequence ATGCAACCTTTATTGATTGTTGGCTCAGATACGGGTGTGGGTAAAACTGTTTTAACATCTAGCCTAGCCGCCTATCAGCAAATTTATCGCTCTGATTCTAGTTTGGCAATTTATAAACCCGTGCAGTCTGGCGTGGGCGATCGGGAATATTTTCATTCCACCTTTAAGTTAACCCAGAGTTTAGAGGAGATTACGCCGATTTTTTTTACAACTCCCATTGCCCCAGCAATCGCCATGTTCAGAGAAAATAAACCTTTAGATTTGGGATTAATTTGGCAACATTTTCAAACTTTACAAAATAAATATGATCGCGTATTAGTCGAGGCTTTAGGAGGACTGGGTTCACCTATCACCTATGAATATACCGTGGCAGATTTAGCTAAGGATTGGCATATTGAAACTGTATTGGTAGTGTCGTTAAAATTAGGGGCGATCGCTCAAGCAGTGGCAAATGTGGCTTTGGCAAGAATGTATAAAATTAAACTGCGGGGTATAGTTTTAAGTTGCTCTAATCCAAATTCTGATCCAGATACTAATTTAGAAAACAATATTGAGGACTTCGCTCCAGTCGATCTAATTCAAGCTCTAACATCTATACCTGTACTAGGAGTGCTACCCTATATCTCGGATTTAAGCAACATTCAGGAATTAGCTAGTGCTGCTTCTAACTTAGACCTAGAAACTTTGGGAATATGA
- the folK gene encoding 2-amino-4-hydroxy-6-hydroxymethyldihydropteridine diphosphokinase, protein MKRAAIAIGSNLGNSLQIVTAAVQKLNDYSEIEVQAVSNWYRTKAITLSDIPQPDYINGCAILRTTLTAAVLLTTLLEVEVRFGRIRRAKWDARTLDLDLLLYENDILESDNLVIPHPRMCDRAFVMLPLAEIAPNWLHPVKGDAIANLSRFTHDLSSPTLICPN, encoded by the coding sequence ATGAAACGTGCGGCGATCGCCATCGGTAGTAATCTTGGCAATTCTTTACAGATTGTGACAGCGGCAGTGCAGAAGCTGAATGATTACAGCGAAATTGAAGTCCAGGCAGTTTCCAATTGGTATCGAACTAAGGCGATCACCCTATCGGATATACCCCAGCCAGATTACATTAATGGTTGTGCCATTCTTAGAACTACTCTAACTGCTGCCGTTTTGTTGACAACATTACTAGAAGTAGAAGTAAGGTTTGGCAGAATCCGCCGTGCTAAGTGGGATGCCCGTACCCTAGATTTAGATTTGTTACTGTATGAAAACGATATTTTAGAGTCGGATAATTTGGTTATACCCCATCCTCGCATGTGCGATCGGGCGTTTGTAATGTTGCCCCTAGCTGAAATTGCCCCTAATTGGTTGCACCCAGTCAAGGGAGATGCGATCGCCAATTTATCAAGGTTTACCCATGATCTGAGTTCACCGACCTTAATCTGCCCAAATTAA
- the murA gene encoding UDP-N-acetylglucosamine 1-carboxyvinyltransferase: MLSNSQDRPESVLRIQGKATLSGHVPISGAKNSTLAIMAGALLCSGSSRIRNVPAIVDVQKMIDILRAVGVKVTADRGALDIDAKNISQSHVPYDLVSQMRASFFVIGPLLARMGVARVPLPGGCAIGTRPVDLHVKGLQALGADVIIDQGIIQAYCRQSRLQGAKIYLDFPSVGATETLMMAATLAEGETVIENCAQEPEVVDLANFCRAMGAKIRGAGTKTIVIDGVPRLHSTDFGIIPDRIEAATFMVAAAITRSTITISPVIPDHLTAAIAKLEEIGAKVVQESSSRLRIEGKEKYRHTHIETLPYPGFPTDMQAQFMALLTLSEGNSTVKETVFENRLQHVAELCRMGANIKLQGNIAVINGVSSLSGAPVMATDLRASAALVLAGLAAEGETQMQGLHHLDRGYDQLETKLRNLGAKLYRQPLVSE, from the coding sequence ATGCTGAGCAACAGTCAGGATCGACCTGAATCAGTTCTCCGTATTCAAGGTAAAGCAACTCTAAGTGGACATGTTCCCATCAGTGGTGCCAAAAATTCTACCCTCGCAATTATGGCGGGAGCTTTACTCTGTTCTGGTAGCTCTCGCATTCGTAACGTACCTGCCATTGTTGATGTGCAGAAGATGATTGATATTCTGAGGGCTGTGGGGGTCAAAGTAACAGCCGATCGGGGAGCCTTAGATATTGATGCTAAGAACATTTCCCAATCCCATGTGCCCTACGACTTAGTGAGTCAAATGCGTGCCAGTTTTTTTGTAATTGGTCCACTTTTAGCAAGGATGGGAGTAGCTCGAGTACCTTTACCTGGTGGTTGTGCCATTGGTACTCGTCCTGTGGATTTACATGTTAAGGGACTGCAGGCACTGGGGGCTGATGTCATTATTGATCAGGGTATTATCCAAGCCTATTGTCGTCAATCTCGGTTACAGGGGGCAAAAATTTACTTGGATTTTCCTAGTGTGGGCGCAACGGAAACTTTGATGATGGCAGCCACTTTAGCGGAAGGGGAAACTGTAATTGAAAACTGTGCCCAAGAACCAGAGGTAGTTGATCTGGCTAACTTTTGTCGGGCAATGGGGGCAAAAATTCGTGGGGCTGGGACTAAGACTATTGTGATTGATGGGGTTCCTCGCTTACATTCTACGGATTTTGGTATTATTCCTGATCGCATTGAAGCTGCTACATTTATGGTTGCTGCTGCGATTACCCGTTCTACTATTACTATTTCCCCTGTGATTCCCGATCATCTGACGGCGGCGATCGCTAAGTTAGAAGAAATTGGTGCCAAAGTAGTCCAAGAATCCTCCAGTCGCTTGCGGATTGAAGGCAAAGAAAAATATCGGCATACCCACATTGAGACCTTACCCTATCCCGGATTCCCCACGGATATGCAGGCGCAGTTTATGGCATTATTAACTCTCAGTGAAGGCAATAGCACTGTTAAGGAAACCGTATTTGAAAATCGCCTCCAGCACGTTGCCGAATTATGTCGTATGGGTGCAAATATTAAACTGCAAGGTAATATCGCCGTGATTAATGGAGTTAGTTCTTTATCTGGTGCACCAGTGATGGCAACCGATTTACGGGCATCGGCAGCATTGGTACTAGCGGGCTTAGCCGCAGAGGGAGAAACCCAAATGCAAGGACTACATCACTTAGATCGGGGTTATGATCAATTAGAAACTAAGTTACGGAACTTGGGAGCTAAACTATATCGACAGCCATTGGTATCTGAATAG
- a CDS encoding STAS domain-containing protein: protein MQNSIKLEQKPFLGNFGKHKITLMQPSYAILNRQAALEIQETVEACLHLNSLSQPISITILVDMEYVESLDSDGLVMLLKIFKTAIAHETNLALCSLQPQVRLVFEISKMDRTFSIFRDYDALVAHLEMNAELEAYNHKMTSVA, encoded by the coding sequence ATGCAAAACTCCATAAAACTTGAGCAGAAGCCCTTCCTTGGTAACTTTGGTAAGCATAAAATTACTCTAATGCAACCAAGTTATGCGATTTTAAACCGACAAGCGGCATTGGAAATACAAGAAACAGTCGAGGCTTGCTTACACCTAAATTCTCTGAGCCAGCCAATTAGTATCACTATCCTTGTTGACATGGAGTATGTGGAATCTCTTGATAGCGATGGACTAGTAATGCTTCTAAAAATCTTTAAGACGGCGATCGCCCACGAAACTAATTTGGCGCTTTGCTCCCTCCAACCTCAAGTTCGTCTGGTTTTTGAGATCAGTAAAATGGATCGTACCTTCAGTATTTTTAGGGATTATGATGCCCTAGTTGCTCATTTAGAGATGAATGCTGAGCTAGAAGCATACAATCACAAAATGACTTCAGTCGCATAA
- a CDS encoding AAA family ATPase, with translation MSDRQENNSFHANNPNNPDQVNSGLEILVEGFVEDFIDDLKQKLNLDQLINWVQEKADQVDLSNQDNSNQDNIKTEIRVTTRPLSSIPRRGNIPRQYPTSNFKVEKVEKKVEVSIDEDQDQPEKTAQRSPKSNPQSNSDQPKYSSAASNISQTSNINNLVGGLGATLSQLQNLVEIPLKHPEILEKLGIEAPKGILLVGAPGTGKTLTARSLAQTLGVNYIAIVAPEIMGKYYGEAEAKLRELFQKAEQAKPCLIFIDEIDALMPKRSQVEGEVEKRIVAQMLGLMDGFKGNSGVMILAATNLPDALDPALRRPGRFDREIIFPIPDATARKEILAIHTRNMPLANHVDLGAIANLCHGFVGADLKGLCQTAAYIALERQVTDLKSIPESLEVVTDDFIAALLKVKPAVLRSLTLESPRVQWSEIGGLDAIKHNLQEAVSGYLSNPELYAHVKARPPRGILLAGAPGTGKTLLAKAIATEAKANFIAISASELVSKWVGASEQAIKELFSQARQAQPCVIFIDEIDTLAPARGSYQGDSGISDRLLGQLLTELDGINPSTGILVVAATNRPESIDPALLRSGRIELHIKVDLPDLAARTQILEIHNGNRPCAEDLDLEYWAELTQNWNGADLAFLSNRAAIFAIRRYQSELKANPSLGISTVKITTTDFEQAFQEIKSQNS, from the coding sequence ATGAGCGATCGCCAAGAAAACAACTCCTTTCATGCAAATAATCCCAACAATCCAGATCAAGTAAATTCTGGCTTAGAAATTTTGGTGGAAGGGTTTGTCGAAGATTTTATTGATGACCTCAAGCAAAAACTAAATTTAGATCAATTAATCAATTGGGTACAGGAAAAAGCTGATCAAGTTGATCTATCTAATCAAGATAATTCTAACCAAGATAATATTAAAACTGAAATTAGAGTCACAACTCGCCCTCTGAGTAGCATTCCCCGTCGAGGTAATATTCCCCGCCAATACCCTACTTCCAATTTTAAAGTTGAGAAAGTTGAAAAAAAGGTTGAAGTTTCTATTGATGAAGATCAAGATCAGCCTGAAAAAACTGCTCAGCGATCGCCAAAATCTAATCCACAGTCTAATTCTGATCAGCCTAAATACTCATCCGCCGCTTCTAATATTTCCCAAACCTCAAATATCAATAATCTAGTGGGAGGATTAGGGGCAACACTATCTCAACTGCAAAACCTAGTAGAAATTCCATTAAAGCATCCAGAAATTTTAGAGAAACTAGGGATAGAGGCACCAAAGGGCATTTTATTAGTGGGAGCACCAGGGACAGGAAAAACTCTAACCGCGCGATCGCTAGCTCAAACCTTGGGGGTAAATTATATTGCCATTGTTGCTCCAGAAATTATGGGTAAGTACTATGGAGAAGCGGAGGCAAAACTGCGGGAGTTATTTCAAAAGGCAGAACAGGCAAAACCTTGTTTAATTTTTATCGATGAAATTGATGCCCTCATGCCCAAGCGATCGCAGGTGGAAGGTGAAGTAGAAAAACGCATAGTTGCCCAAATGTTGGGGTTAATGGATGGATTTAAAGGTAATTCGGGCGTAATGATTTTGGCAGCCACCAATCTTCCCGATGCCCTTGATCCAGCTTTACGTCGTCCGGGCAGGTTTGATCGAGAAATTATTTTTCCCATTCCTGATGCCACAGCGAGAAAGGAAATTTTAGCAATCCATACTCGGAATATGCCCCTTGCCAATCATGTGGATTTAGGAGCGATCGCTAATCTGTGTCATGGGTTTGTCGGTGCTGATCTTAAGGGACTATGCCAAACCGCTGCCTATATTGCCCTTGAGCGTCAGGTTACTGATCTAAAATCAATTCCTGAAAGCTTAGAAGTAGTAACTGATGACTTTATTGCTGCCTTGTTAAAAGTTAAACCCGCCGTTTTGCGATCGCTTACCTTAGAATCTCCCCGAGTGCAATGGTCGGAAATTGGCGGACTGGATGCGATTAAGCATAATTTACAAGAGGCAGTATCAGGATATTTAAGCAATCCTGAACTATATGCCCATGTGAAAGCACGCCCACCTAGGGGAATTTTATTGGCTGGCGCACCGGGTACGGGTAAAACTTTATTAGCTAAGGCGATCGCCACGGAAGCAAAGGCAAATTTTATTGCAATCAGTGCATCGGAATTAGTTAGTAAATGGGTGGGAGCCTCAGAGCAAGCTATTAAAGAACTTTTTAGTCAAGCCCGTCAAGCACAACCCTGCGTCATATTTATAGATGAAATTGATACCCTTGCTCCCGCCCGTGGTAGTTATCAAGGAGATAGTGGCATTAGCGATCGCCTACTGGGACAGTTATTAACCGAACTAGATGGGATTAACCCATCGACAGGTATCCTAGTAGTAGCGGCAACCAATCGCCCAGAATCTATAGACCCAGCTTTATTGCGATCGGGACGGATTGAACTACATATTAAGGTTGATTTACCGGATTTGGCAGCAAGGACACAAATACTAGAAATTCATAATGGCAATCGCCCCTGTGCCGAGGACTTAGATTTAGAATACTGGGCAGAATTAACTCAAAATTGGAATGGAGCCGATCTAGCATTTTTGAGTAATCGGGCGGCGATCTTTGCAATTCGGCGTTACCAGTCTGAGCTTAAAGCTAATCCTTCCTTGGGAATTAGCACTGTAAAAATTACTACTACTGATTTTGAGCAAGCCTTTCAAGAGATTAAATCTCAAAATTCATAA